Genomic DNA from Solanum dulcamara chromosome 4, daSolDulc1.2, whole genome shotgun sequence:
GATTAAATTCGGTTCGCGCATTGCACTAGTTAAGGATACTGAAGCAGTCCCACCACATCTACATGAATTAGCTTATCGACTCTCCGAACAGTATTATAATAATCGGTACTGAACATCCCGCCTGTAATTGTACAGGCTCCCATAGCACTGTACCACAACCCATGTTgatgtcttttttctttttcatcgtGGAAGAAGAGTGTTGGAGCAACGGTAAAATTGTCCTCCTGTTCACGGGTTTGTGATCTGCAAATTGTCAATGATGCGCATGCATTACAGTAGATTGTCTACATCATATCCTTTAGGATATGCCCTTTATTAACTCCTTGAATCATCCATGAATGTGATATGTTTTGTGTATAAAAATTGTCCCtttctttttaatttcattGTAATATTGTTTTATGGAAGTATAAATTGCAGAAATAGGATACCATAAGCGAAAATAATTCCCCATCACGTCAAGGAAGCTTAGTAAAAACGAATAATATCATAAGTGgtgatattattttttcttttattactaACACTTTCTTTAAGAAATCCCAACTTAAAAAAATTAGCTGGACAAAAGTTCAATCATTCAACTATATGTATAATCAGTTGATCCTAATTAAACTAGATATGTTTTATTTGGTTGTATTATGCTACTCAAGTACATGACTCTGGACATAGACAACAATTggtaaaataaaaacaaaataaaaaaaatggaatCTTTGTAATACATTCATGACCTCACAAGAGAACAAGAAGATAAAAACAGAAAGATAAATTGGAATCttctatttataaaaaaacCCATAGGCTTTCTTTAGGTATGAATAAGTACCTACTGTTTCCACGTATAGAGAGGCATTCTTGTAGCTCTCCATAAACTTTGCATGTGAGCTCTACAGAGAGTTCACTAGAAAAGTTCAAACACaagtactcaaaatgacctttgAATTTGGACAAGTTTCGTACCAGACGAAGGCAAAATTAGAATATTATGATGATAATTTCAAGTGATAGTAACTGAGTTCGGCCTCTGCACCCCTGATATCAGAAATGAAATCaggatttgaaatttatgatttttgaatTATAGTTGAATACGTAATGGAGTTTCAATTaagtatatttgatatttatttaataaattttttaaatataataggatttgttatttttgatatttatttaattaatatctaGTTAGGATTTATTTGTCCTAATTCATATAGAAATAGATTTTTTAgtcctattttaatttgatttcttaCTATTATAAATAGAGATGTTGCTAGGTTATTTTCAATACAgagaaatacataaaaaaaaaacacagaatatatagaaaaagagagagaatagGAGAGATCGTATAATAAgattcaagaaattttgaatttataaataaaatattttctttcaataaGTAATATTCTGCCTCCGCCACTGAAATCCATATTCCAATATGCAAAACATATCCCTTGGGAAACCCGAAAAATAATATTACTTTATGGTTGTTAAGGTGCATAAATTAATCTACATGGAGAAAGCATCCTCTTTGGGCCATTTTCCATTCTTTTCAATTACAGTGACATTTTTGTCTCAATTATTTATTTGGTTGTCCACCAAAAGCACTTTAATAAAACATTTAGACCAAGCTAATTCTTTGTTTTACGGCTATGTGGAACTATGAGATTATGATCATTTTGTTAAGTATAATTAATGTCATGTGAAAAAGTCATTCTAATTACGTAACCCTATGGATAAACAACGATTCCACGTCACGGAGGGATCTCGGCTTCCATAAAAAAAAGTTAGCATTCCCGATTTGACGAGATAGAAAATTACAAGATGGAAATTGAATCCTCACCAatagtataaaaaaaatatttttttacaaggAACTTCACGATTTAAATTTGTGTTGGGCTTGGACCAACAGTCACACTGATAGTCCAAACTTAAGGGATATTGTCTTTTTTGTGTTTTTCATCCAATTCTGGGCACACAGTCTCAAATTATTTAGAAACAATTATCAAATTACCCACCttatattcctatattttcaatCATTCTCTAccatttataaaaaatttaaaaatcccTCTTTTGATACATAggaatgatgctgatacatcgcgatttgatacataagttctatgatacatcgctagttgatacaaaccaaacacaaaatgtatcagtaaaacataagttttactgctatttttgttgtgttcatgatatattaggtgttataagctgattcataagttttattgatattacaatgtttggtttgtattaactagcgatgtatcatgaaaaggacttatgtatcaaatcgcaatgtatcagcgtcattcaaatgtatcagaaatatgaaaaaagataaaattcgGGTATTTACCAAAAAAGTCGGGATAAACTGTAATTCGGCCTTTTCACTATGGGATTTAAGTAAAGTACCctattatttattgtaatttttaaaaggagttatctcaatttttttggtcattttggaaTTCTCAGATAaaactatttatttttcttatttggttCTTAGTTATAATTGTTTTTGAAGATTACAAACATctgaatgatatatatagagATGATTCATAAATAGAGTAAATATTCAATAAAGaaagataatattttaaaatataaatataaataaaataatcaaatccCCTCctaattattaatatttcttAGGGCGTGTAAAAGAGAAACATAACAAATAATATTGGatgtaataattttttaaagtaaatGAAAGATTGTTACATTGTCAAAAAGCAGGCTATAATATCATCTATTTCGAGAATCGATATCAGATTTGAAATTGCATGTTTTGTACCACATTATATTGTTAACAGTTGTATGCTATCTTTTGCCTGGTATCAAGTAATTAATGATAAGTAGaaaatacacatgtatatatttaatcaCACAGCCAATAGCTGAATGCtttcaaggaaaaaaaaaacgttTTAATTGTGTGAttctactttttcttctttttagaaTTTATTTGGAGGTTAAGTTCTAGCTATGAATTGATGATATTGATAGCAATTATAATATACAATCAGATAAGTGAAAAGCAAATAACatggagaaaaaaaaacttgCTATAATTAATCAGTTAAAAATTACACACACgcatatttttaaaagaatataCTATTAATGACAaaatttaaatcctttttagTTGTTGAGTTTAACTTGCACATAGTAATAGCTAAAACCTTTCTGCACATACatatacttcatatatataaatatgaagtATAGTTTTACCGGTTGTAGTATCTAGCTTACCAACTTAGCTactatctttttttcttcttggttTACTAGATATGAtggccttaactaactaatactATGTACTCCCGTAATTTATGTTACACTTTTCATTTTTCGAAagtcaaataatttaagttTAATCGGGAATTTGCGTATGCAATCTTCAATCTTTTTGAAatgtaatttatatatttgtaaactatataaaaagtaccataagtcacaataattgataattcaaaatatttaaaagatatatgaagAATTTATGGTTAAAAATAGACTTGTTTGAATTTCGAAATCTGATGTTATTGAAGAATCAAGAATTTCACGTGTGGGTATATATATCCCTACTAACATCTAGGTAGTGGACTATTTGGAATCTCAGGTTCGATATCTTCTGCATGTTTTTTAGCTAGATCAGGTTTATCGAACATGACTTATCTAGTGCGGTTTATCTCTTCAATGTGATTTTAAAGTCTATTACACTAGAACAATGTTTATCTTTTGAGCGCAAAAGATAACTAGATATTGATGACTAAAATGTTTAGGCCTCACGTaatatattactatatatatagtTCATTTTTACGTTTGTAAAACATTGTAGTTTTTCTTTACCTTTTGTGTAAACGAATGTTTGCTACTGTTAATTGAtctattcaacatatatatatatatatttgtatcacAAAATTCACCACTTTTTTAATGTTCCTTTACTCTGTTCActtaaaggaaaaggaatatATGATCCCCACCAAACGAAAAACATTTCACCTTTTTACTTTTGGGGTTTCGAGCCAACACAACGTCGTCGTACGTACATGTTCATGGAGAAGGCAATTGCATGATTGTTTTCAGTACCTGcaattgatttttcttttgaatccTTTCCTCTTTCTAAACAAAAAAGGCATAatcatttctcttatttttaggTACAGGAATGGcaataagggtttcattattTCCTGCTTTTTGCTTATGTGGGTCATGTGGATCCATAAGTATGTGTTTCCAGTTTGTTCTGTTTTCTTGTAATAAAACAAGATAAATAAAAGCCTGGCCCTTTCTAGATCTGATTATGTTTTGCTGCAAGCTTTGTGTTAAAAAATACACATTTAATTagataaaaaatatacattaaCTAATCAAGATTAAATGGTAGATAAATGTTTGAAAAAGCCATATGACATTTGAATATTGATTAGGGGGTAAATATTGTCATACAGGTAAGTTATTTTCTTTCATCTTGCCAAGGACATTagcacaagaaaaaaaaagtattagaTGTATAGGATTATGATAGAAAATTAGTAGATAGTCGAATGCTGTCGCACTATATGTAGGAGGGAGGGGGAGGACCCTCCTTTCTTCTTCTCACTATTAGTAGTATTAATTATTTAGTAATTAcgtaattttcttattttttttatgtgtgttactATCTGTTGTTGCATTTGTTTTGTATCTTGCTATTTGGTTGCCATATTTTCTTGACACCCCACTTTGATTAACATAATTTCTTTGAGTTGAGAGATCTATCGAAAATAACATTTATGCTATCCTTTATAGATTCCACTAATGGAATTGTAAGTTcttttctctcctttttctcTCTCGTAGATGTCAAGTTTTTCATGCAATAGCAGAGTTGTCCTTGTTCTCAAAGGACCGTAAATTTGACAAAAGAATtacattatgtatttttatctTCTTTCTTATATTTGGCTTTTCCTATTGCAAGTTATGGCTCAATTTCGAAATAGCAACACGTTAATAATCCGTACTTTTGTGCAATATGGTTGATTCAATTCTCTATGACGTGTAGCCCTTTTTATGCAATGGTTTTGTCCATAATATAGCAGTATTAGTATAGGAGCACCATCACATATTcgaaaagaagaacaaaaacgAAAGGCTTTATTTAGATGCTAGTAACTTTTAGGTGAACTTTAAATCTAACAACCCCTTTAAAGTGCAAAAAGAACACGTACGGACATCAAACAAATCATGTTTCTTTTGTTTCTTATAGACTTAGATCGATAAAAAAGATTAGTACATAAGATAATTAATTGAACTATAGAGTGATTAATTATTGCGTGGAGGTAGTCAACAGAAATTGTGTCAAACAGTCAGCAAAAGGCAttgttaaataaaattttgctCTCTTTCCACTAAACAAGTGTAACTAGCTAATGAAGTAGCTAGTGGTATTATTCTATTTAAATGAATCTTTGACATGTTTATTCAATGTGATAGAAGCCATGGATACACGTATATGAAGACCATtgataattaagtaaataaaaatatatcttcaataacatattaagtgaatttaaCGCGCTAGGCAATACAATTAGAATTTGCAAcctcaaaattaaatattccTAATcctacatatataaatataagcaATATAGCTAGGAGAATTAAGACGCTTAAATATAGTGTCACATCAAGCTATTTAGTTAGCCTCTTCATGGATCCTACATAAAATCTGATTCACAACAGCTGCTATGTCTTCCACTGAACTCATCTTGCAACCTTCCTCTACCTGcacattcaaaaaaaaaaaatcagtacATTAAATTAAATTCCAAAGATTTTAGCTTTATGTTATATACatttagagttttttttttacgTCATCAGGTCATCTGTACCCATCATAATAGATAACATAACTTAATTTCATTATTTCAGTCTTATTCGTGATCTGATGGTATAAAAAATTGTTTACACTAAATAGTACTACTACTCCTATATAAAACTTAAAGCTCTTTTTTCCTATatatcaatttatgtgacacatttaaaattttgagattCAAACTTCTAAACTTTGACTGTGAATATAAACATagaagtttttaaaaaaattcaaataaattttatatatatgaaaagtacataaaaagtattataaatcagaataattaacaacttaaaaaatttaaaagacatataaaTAAACTCTAGTCAAAGAAAAAAGCTTAGTTGACTCTCGAAATTGTAGGTGTGTCACGTAAATAATTGACATCTTAAGTAGTCTCACCTTCAAACTGAGAGAACAGAGGACAAACTGGTCAACTTTTGAAACATTGAGATGAAGTACACTTAGCCTAAGGCTCTCAAGCCCTGAAATTATTCTAGGAAGCAATCTTGGCCTCCTTTTTGATCTTATTTTCAGATTTGCATGATTTTCCACCATTGTAACCTCTATATCAGCTGTTGCTGGTAGCTGCTGGTTCCTATAATATTCATTCTCACAACCTCCATTTTCACtagtagcagtagcagcagtCATGCTTGTTGAGTACTGTGGAATGCTAAAGAACTCAGAAAATGGAGAAGTTTCACCATTGGATTCTTGATTTTGACTAGTCAAATGCTTCTGACCACTAAGGAATTGAAGCTGTTGCTCTAGCTCTTTCACATAGTTAATTGCACCACTAACAATTGATGCTTGATCACCCTTAATGAAAAAATCAATAGTTTAGTACCCTTAAAATATAACAAGTAATTAAAAGTGTATAATGGAACTTTCCGATTAAGAGGACATAATAGTAGATCAAAAAATTCACAACACTAAGAGTTTTATGTGTATAAAGAGGATTTAACAAGTGTTATATGTATTTCGGCGAATCCCTTTTTCATACATAGCTATGCAACTAAGTGGTCACATGTACAATTCGACATGATATcatacaagttatgagttaAAATCTCACGTCTATTAAAATAGAAATTTCACATCACACAATTTAACTGGGAAAAAAGGAATCTTACCCTTTGGACATAAGATTCAGGCATGAGAGCACGGAGAACAGAGAGGTACTCATTCATCTGTTTTCGACGATTTCGTTCAACGGCAATGTGTGTAATTCTTTGATTCTCAatctcttcttcattcttctttgttcttgttcttcttcttcttggtcTAGTTGTACTACTAGACATTTCAATTGGAGAGTCCAATTGTGGCGGCTGTTCCTGTTGATCCGGAATTGTAAAATTATGGTCTAAAACAGAGGAAGAATTCAGACCCCATTGATGAAATTCACTTTGGGAATCCACCAATAATGGAGGTGGCATATTCCAATTCGAGTAGTCCTCGTACTCTTGTGGTGCTGATAAATTTTGATTATTCGCAAGAAATTCATCAAACGCCTCATTATTGAAATAATAAGAGCCAGAACCAGAACCAGAATCAGAGCCAGAGCCCCAATTTATAGTTCCAAGCAACGTGTAaagatattgttgttgttgcgtTATAGCTTCTAGTGCCATTATCGATCGATGAAGTCTATAAGTATAGTGTGAGAAGTTTGGTTTTGAAATCgactaaaaaagaaatagaGTATCCGACAGAAATGTTACAAAACGGGTTTTGGTTCTTTTAGGGTGAATTATTTCACCTTTTAAAGGCGTTCGACGGTATATAGACCACACACATGCACAGAATATTGCACGTGAAATTCTTTTGAACATATTCACATTTTATAATACAAAACAAAAAtgagaaataatttaaaattcgtacttttaccttttcttcttttaaggTATTAGTAAATCTCGTTTACGGATATAGGATTGTGAGAAGATACTATTGAATGTATGTGTACCGTCATTGAAGGATCTATTCGATGGATTAATCAAAAGTCTTAAGTTAAAAAGTCATAGAAAAACATAGAAAGGTTTTTGCTTATAAATGAACCTTATACAATACAAATATGAATTAGTAGGgataataaatttcaaataatttaaacgAATCTACTGGAAGATAGAAGGACTTGTTAATTTATGGGAACCTAAAGTTCTACGACAGTTGGTGATTTGAGTAGGATCTTGTACTACTCATCAAAGGCCTTAATCGGTCGTTTGGTACATGAAATGGAATAAGtaaagataattttatttcaCCTTTTATATGAGACGgtaatttcatattattttaatataaatggtGAGATTGAAAAATCTGAAATTAGTTAATACCTCAAActaaacataagataaaattaatttcaaattttatcccaaaattattATCCTTATCTCAGATCTACTCATAACCAAAATTAAATTTTCGCCAGTAATTTTAAAGAGTTAGTTTTGCAATTTCATTTATTGTGTGCGACACCAATGAGACTCTAAAGATTATGTATTTAGTTAAGATGGTAAGAGTTACTTTTAAAGTCACATGTCCAATATGAAACTCTTGAAGTCTACTTAATTATACTCACACTTCAATATTACATTGGGATCTTCATACAAATAGCAGTGCTAAGCAATTGGATTAATTGCTAtacattaattttttcaaagaaatttaTCGTTACCGTTACAAACTACACAACAAACACACCATCTCATTCTAATCTTTACTTACTAATATTCTAAACCAGAATCCGATTTGAAGGAATCCAAACCCTTCTTTTaagcttttcattttttttttttttttttttttttttattgttcagTATTTATATTGAGACCAACTAAATTTGGATTAATGAGCCCATTTTTAAAGGCTGGCTTtgaacatgatttttttcattctcGTGAATTTGAAGCGGAGAATATACATTTGTACTCAAAGACATTGACTATAGTACTTTTTGAACTGCCCTAGCTAGCTAGGTTCATAAAGACTGTTAATTCTAAAGTTGTACTGCTTAGAGTAATTAATCACCAACTAATTTGGAAAACACTACTCACAACCTATTGTTGGATGAGAGTTAAATTTATGATCTGGGCCAAACTATTAGATACTTATGGATGTAGCAACattttatttaagtttatttatataAAGGGACACTCAAAAATTTGTAGCGTTATATTAATGTTGTACGAAACGGAAGTAAACTCAAATTAACAACCAGCTAATAAAAGTAATTATTAACTAAGATGACCCAAACATTGcaccttttgatttttttttaatttccttttttaaaattagaatttgtCCCAACTCTAGATATATAAATTTGGACttcttattttttataacaGAACTTGTCATTATTATCTTTTGAGCGCGCATAGGATAAACTCATAAACCCCCACTTCAGTATAATAGCTCGCAAACTACATAAAAAGCATACTTAGataactcaattaaaaaaaatacatgggTTTTGAACTTGAGATCCTCGTATAAATTTGAACTCTTCTTAATATGACGTCTATTCCCTTCAAATATTGTCTATACATAGATGATAGTAACATGCTATTTTACCTCTGTTTTTGTGTGATGCGATGGAAGACGGATCAAAAAGAAAGATTGACAATTTTTTAACCTAGCAAACTTTTAAAGAAATGGTGAACGTGCATGATATTTTAGATCAGTTTCACATTGAAATTCAAAAGGAAAGTAGTGAAGCATAGGTTATAAGGTAAAACTCAagtttatatgatatatacattttTTAGCTTGATAATAGCATAGCTTGAAAGATAACTCTATGATATTTGTTAGGTAAACGGAGAATACACGAATAATATGTGACATGAACTAACTTGGCAGTGATACTTTCCATTTTCTGTCAATTTATATTTGAACAAATTGAAAGAGAGAAACAATACTTTAAATGCGTGTTTATTCCTAAACATCAAAGTATGCATGAATATTACCTGGAGGACCAGTAATTAAGTACTCCATAATGTGTGCATAACAGCATAGTAtatctaattaattagaaaacgTAGAGTGACAAGGAACAAGGTGGGACCTCACCTATGCCACATGGCTAAACCCTATCCCTCTATGAGTCCCCATGCAAATATAGGCATCAACCACTTCATACACCTAACATCCGCGGGACAGTATAAGCAAAGATATCTCAAcattttaaagaattattttatctcatattttatataaaatagtaATCTCATTATTTTAGTATATATAatggaataaaataatatcaagatTAATTAATACTAGCTCTAATTATTCCCAAAATTATTCCAAATGACCCCTAGGAGTATTATTCTAGGGTTTATATACAAAGGATTATATAGCTCCATAAGTGATTTCGTCAGTCTTTTCAATTAAGAAATGAAActgtataaaaaattattagatcCTTCATCTGTCAATGTGAactctttctttaaaattatttaagagTTACCAGAAGAACCAAGTCTTCAAGCAAATCCAAAATTGCATTTATTAAATACATATGTATGACAGATAAATTTGCTGCGATATGCACGTCAAATTAACGTTGGTTATGAAGAAGTGGCCATGCGTTATTTTCAACTCTTGTCTCTATCATCTACTGAATTAAACAACGTACGCGTTAAATATGGCCCCCATATATACTTACGGTTAGGTGCATATTTATCTTGGATTCTTATAGTTAATGCGGAAAGATTTTCATCCACAAACAgtccaaaaaggaaaataaaacaTCAATTATGAAGAGACAtacgaaaaagaaaaaataatcgaGCCTAATTGATCAAAGCGGAAATTAGTATTCGGGGTTTATAAgttttgaaatttagaaaagaCAATTTATTAGATTTCATAAATTACACGTGTGTTAGCAGCAGAATTGTAGCTCTACCCGTTTCCTTATTATGTAACTGCCATCTAGCATGTAGTTTAAGAACCGATCTCAAGATCTCATAAATTCCTGATGTACTCACAAGCTATTAAATACAGTCTTTTTCTCACCTAAGTTGTTATCCGATATTCCTAGCGATCAGATACATCGCAATAAAAAGGTTCAAATCATTCTAAGAAATATGCTATTAGCCACTCTCAAATCAGGGAGATAATGTGATAAGGGCAGTAAAAGATTCTTgaaatagattattttttttagtgaaTTGGAAGGGCAAATAAAATGTGACAACCACGATAGTTAAAATTTTGGATCAGGTAGAGGTTAATGGACAATTAGCTGTGATTACTTAAAGAAAAACTGTGATTAATTGAGATGATTAGTAGAAATCTGTGAATATTCGCAAATCAAATTGAACAGCAAAGAAGCAATGATTCTGGACATGCATGAATAAACTGGAGTCCATTGATCTGGATCTGCGCTTTGAAATTATTTCCGACATTGTTGGATCGGAGTTGTTAGAGCtactaattattttcaaatctgTATTAGGCCGGTTAATTAATTAACACCATACATCTCTAGGCCTTAGGTTAGTAGCCCCATTAAAGAAATATTCCtgctaatattttaaaaaagatgCTCATTATATATGATTACGTGGCTGTAATTTTAACCACTTATGAAGAGACTGTCTAGATGTCAATTAATCCAGGATATAACATCAGTGTGCATGGATTCTATTTTACCATGTattattaatttgattaatttctttattattattattttttgcataGTAATCACAATTCAAGACGAAAGCAGTTGATCGAATTCTAACACGAGTACTCGATCGTCATGACTCTGACACTAATCATGTTAAAGAATAAAGAACTTAGCAGAGGAAGTGAGAGTTTACTGGTTATGCTTCATTACATTATTTGTACAAGTCTCTTAATTACAATATACATATTAGCAATATGCACATCAGATGTTCATGTCTTGCtaaaattgagataaaaaagTTACAGTTAAACTAAATTACAATAGAGAAAGTACTAT
This window encodes:
- the LOC129884682 gene encoding transcription factor bHLH96-like → MALEAITQQQQYLYTLLGTINWGSGSDSGSGSGSYYFNNEAFDEFLANNQNLSAPQEYEDYSNWNMPPPLLVDSQSEFHQWGLNSSSVLDHNFTIPDQQEQPPQLDSPIEMSSSTTRPRRRRTRTKKNEEEIENQRITHIAVERNRRKQMNEYLSVLRALMPESYVQRGDQASIVSGAINYVKELEQQLQFLSGQKHLTSQNQESNGETSPFSEFFSIPQYSTSMTAATATSENGGCENEYYRNQQLPATADIEVTMVENHANLKIRSKRRPRLLPRIISGLESLRLSVLHLNVSKVDQFVLCSLSLKVEEGCKMSSVEDIAAVVNQILCRIHEEAN